In a genomic window of Fusarium verticillioides 7600 chromosome 11, whole genome shotgun sequence:
- a CDS encoding endoglucanase, whose translation MKSLFALSLFTGLSVAQNAAWAQCGGNNWTGSKTCVSGYKCTVVNEWYSQCIPGTAEEPTTTLKTTTGGGSTPTGTPGNGKFLWVGTNEAGAEFGEGSLPGTWGKHFTFPDPAAVDTLISQGYNTFRVQLRMERTNPSSMTGPFDTAYMQNLTSIVEHITGKGANVILDPHNYGRYFDKIITSTSDFQTWWKNFATQFKSNSKIIFDTNNEYNTMDQTLVLNLNQAAINGIRDAGATQTIFVEGNQWSGAWSWPDVNDNMKALTDPLDKIVYEMHQYLDSDSSGTSPNCVSTTIGVERLKAATEWLRKNKKIGMIGEFAGGPNDTCKTAVKNMLDYLKENSDVWKGVTWWAAGPWWGDYMYSFEPPSGTAYTYYNSLLKTYI comes from the exons ATGAAGTCCCTCTTCgctctcagcctcttcaccGGCCTTTCGGTCGCCCAAAACGCCGCCTGGGCCCAATGCGGTGGAAACAACTGGACTGGCTCAAAGACCTGCGTCTCCGGCTACAAGTGCACCGTCGTCAATGAGTGGTACAGCCAGTGTATCCCCGGCACTGCTGAGGAGCCTACCACTACCCTCAAGACCACTACCGGTGGTGGCAGCACGCCTACTGGTACACCTGGAAATGGAAAGTTTCTCTGGGTTGGTACTAACGAGGCGGGTGCTGAGTTTGGCGAGGGCAGTTTGCCTGGAACTTGGGGAAAGCACTTCACCTTCCCTGATCCCGCTGCCGTTGAT ACCCTCATCTCTCAGGGCTACAACACCTTCCGCGTTCAACTCCGCATGGAACGCACAAACCCCAGCTCCATGACCGGACCCTTTGATACCGCCTACATGCAGAACCTCACCTCGATCGTGGAGCACATCACCGGCAAGGGCGCCAACGTGATTCTCGACCCTCACAACTACGGCCGCtactttgacaagatcatcacttCGACCTCTGACTTCCAGACCTGGTGGAAGAACTTTGCCACCCAGTTCaagagcaacagcaagatcatcttTGACACTAACAATGAGTACAACACCATGGATCAGACTCTTGTTCTGAACTTGAACCAGGCTGCTATCAATGGTATTCGTGATGCTGGCGCTACTCAGACTATCTTTGTTGAGGGTAACCAATGGTCTGGTGCTTGGTCCTGGCCCGATGTCAACGACAACATGAAG GCTCTTACCGACCctcttgacaagatcgtcTACGAAATGCATCAGTACCTCGACTCTGACAGCTCCGGCACTTCACCCAACTGTGTCTCCACCACCATTGGAGTCGAGCGCCTCAAGGCTGCTACCGAgtggttgaggaagaacaagaagatcggCATGATCGGTGAATTCGCCGGCGGTCCTAACGACACCTGCAAGACTGCTGTCAAGAACATGCTGGACTATCTCAAGGAGAACTCTGATGTTTGGAAGGGTGTTACCTGGTGGGCTGCTGGTCCTTGGTGGGGTGACTACATGTACAGCTTTGAGCCTCCCAGTGGTACTGCTTACACGTACTacaactctcttctcaagacttACATCTAA